The genomic DNA AGCGCACGTAGGTGCCAAATGAGACGTTTTCGATTCGGTGCGTCAGCCCCGTGACCCGCACGTAGCGGTCGATGAACGTGACGCTTGCCGTGGCATAGGTGTCGGCGCTGGCCCCGGCGAAGGACGGATAGCCCGACGAGGTGGTCCTTTGCTGGATGAAAGCCACCCGCACCCCTGCGGCAACCCCGGTGGGGTAGGTGTGCGTTGACGCGCTGGTGTTGTGTTGAACAGCAACGTTGGACAGCGCAGCGCGGGCCGCCGGCGCCGCCGCGATGGCGTTCCACGCGACGGTGGAGTCGTAGACGGCCGCGCGCGCGGTGGCGCTGGCCAGGATGGCCGCCATGGCATTGGCGCTGGCGGCGATCACATTCATCGCGGTGGCGCTGGCGGCCAGCGCGCGGATGCCGTCCACGCTGGCGGCCACGGCCGCCATGGTGTCGGCGTGCTCGGCCATCAAGGACACGGCGCCGGCATTCTCGGCCACCACCGCAAGCGCAAGCCGGTTGACCGACAAGGAATTGCGCGCCGCCGCGCTCTGGATGATTGCCGTCATGGCCGCGTTGCTGGGCGCCACCGCGCCCATGGCGGTGTTGGAAAACAGCATGGCGTTCAGGCCGGCGCTGCTGCCCAGGATGTACTGCATGGCCGTGGTGCTGCCGGCCACGGCCGCCATGGCCCCGCCGCTGGCGCACACGGCCGCCGCGCCGTTGGGCGCGGTAACCAGCTGCTGGAATGCCACCAGATTGGCGGGCGTGGCCAGCCAGGCCTGCAGCTGCGCGCCCGTGGGCGAGGGCGTGGCAAGCAGGTAGTCCAGCGCCAGGGGGTTGCCGTACAGCAGTTTGAAATGCCGGTGCATCTGGGCGACTTCGGCGTATGTGGGGGCGATCAGTGCTTCGGACATGTCAAGCCTCCACGGCGGCGAAGCCACTCACGCGGCCGGCCGCGTCGTAGCCGTAGGTGGTGGTGCGGGTCTTACCGTCCAGTGTTTCGGCCACGGTGGCCACGCGGTTGGCTGCGCCATAGGTCAGCACGGTGGTGCGCTCGCCTTGAGGCAGCGTTTCGGCGATGTTCGACACCCGGCCCGATGCGTCATATGTGACGGTGGCCGCGCTGGGCTTGGCGGTGGCCAGCGCGATGGCGCCAGCGCGGGCCGCCGCTTCGGCCACCAGGGCCGCTGCGCGCGCCGTGGCCTCGGCCTGCACGGCCAGCGCGATGGCTTCGTTTCGTGCCGTGGCCTCGGCCGCGATGGCCGCGCCCAGCTGCGTGCCCGTGGCCAGGTCGCCCACGTTGCCAATGGCCGCTTCCAGTTCGTCGCGCCGGTCGCGCAGCTGCTGGAGCATGGCGGCCACTTCGGCCATGGCCGGCCCCACCAGCGTGTCGATACGCGCCAGGCCAAATTGCGTCAGCTCATCGACTACGCCCTGCAGGTCCGCGCGGCGCGCTTCCAGTTCTGCAATGCGCGCGTCGATATCGCCGAAAACCCCATTGAAGAAGTCCTCGGACAACGGCGTCACGCCGTCGCGCATGCGGTATGCCTCGAATCGTTTTGGCATGTCGGCTCCGCTTACAGCGCGAGGTCGTAGCGCTCGGCCACGTGCCAGGGGTGGGCGCCCGTCACGCCCGCGCCGTCGATGCGGATGCGGTACGCGCCGGTGTTGGCGGCCAGGGTGAAGCGGAACTCGCGCCAGCGGCTGCGGCCGTCCACCACTTCATCGCGGCTGGTGGTGGCGGCCACGGTGGCGCCGCCCACGATCAGGCGGCAATCGACCGTCTGGGCCGCATCGGTGCCGAAGTCTTCCAGCAGCAGGCGCACGCGGATGTTTTTCGACGGCGTGCCCAGCACGCGGTCGCTGCTGACGTGCACGAACGTGGTGCCACGGCGGCGCACCGTGACCTGGGCCGTTCCCGGGCGAACGGCGGGCATCAGGTCTTGCGTGCCGATGAACACCGCGCGCAGCGGCACCAGGGCCGCGCCGCCGAACGCGGGCGCGGTGTCGGGCGTGACGGGTCGCCAAAGGCCGCCCGTCTGGTATTCCCACACCAGGCGGCAACCGGCCGGCACGGCGCTGTCATAGAGCATGTCCAGCTCTTGCACGCCGCCGGCCAGCTGCAGCGGCTGCATCTGCACCACGGCCCGGGGCGAGGTGAAGCGCGCGAAGTTCAGGCGCAGCATCAGATCGCGCTCGGCCGCCTGGGTGAAGTAGGCGCCGTCCTGCGTGTACATCAGGATGCCCTGCGTGTATTCCGTGCCCTCGGTGAAGCCCACGCGGTGGCCCGCGCCGGTCACCAGCGCCACGGCATAGCGCTTGCCCGCTTCCACCAGCAGCGGGTCGGGCAAGGCCACCTTGAGCCAGCCGGCCGTGACGGCGCCGGGCGCCAGGGTGGCGCGGGAAAGCACCTTTTCCATATCGGGCTGACCCAGCGCCGCTTCGGTCACCAGCACCGTAAGGCCGCCGGCCGCGTCGGCGCTGGTCACAAAGATTTCCACACTGGTGAGCCAGCCCGTCTGGGCCATGAGCACGGTTTGCGCGAGCACGGAGCCCTGCACCACGTAGTTGGTGGTCACCATGTCCCAATAGGGTTCCTCCCAGCGGTCGATCCAGACCCGTGTGACGCGCAGGAACTGGTGGTCGATGTTGGCGCGGGCTTGGTCGGCCGGGTCCACCGTCCACACTTCATCGCCCCGGCGCAGGATGCCGGTTACAGGGTCGTAAACACCGGATTTCCAGAATGCGCTATTGGTGCAGTAGGTGAGCGTTTCGCCGGTGCGCACGCGCTCGCGGCTCAGGGTCTTCTGAACGGCGTTCAGGGTCTGGTACTGGTATTGGTTGATGGCCAGCTCGCCCGCCCGGTTCTCCATTCGCAGACGGGTGACTTCATCGAACGCGGGCAGCATCAGACCGGCGGCGCTGGTGCGGGCCTCGGGGTCCATGGGGTTGAGCAGCGACAGGGCGCCGCTCTGCTGGGCCGCGATGGCCGGGCGGATGCCCTCGAACGTGTCGGCGTTGTAGCCCGCGTGGGCGGGGTCGCTTTCGCCGGCGTCAAGGAAGTGGTCGGACCCGTAGAACACGTAGTCATCCGGGATTTCCATCCGTTCCTTGAGCTTTGCCATGTCCACGCCCAGCTGGGAGACATGCTCCAGGCTGGCGCGGGTGGCCAGGTCGGACGCGAGCCCGGCGATGTCGCTCATGATGTGGGCGATGCGCGGTTCGGCCGCCAGAATCCAACCCTCCGCGGTGCGCACGCGGGCGTCGATGCGCTGCAGGTTCGGCAGGCGGCGCGTATCGGCCAGCACCACCTCTTGCACACCCGTGGGCGACAGGCGCACATGGGCGATCAGCGTGTAGCCCGTGGGCGGCTCGGGCCGCTCGGGCGTGGGGGACTCCAGGCCCTGGGCAATGTGCACGGTCGCCACACGGCGGCGCTGCATGGCCACGGCCTCGGGTTCGACTTCGCGGGTCTGCAGGTCCAGCAAGAAATCGCGCGGCTGGATATCGGTGTCTTCTTCGGCGCCGAACGCGCTGACCGCCACCCATTTTTGATCCTGCAGGGGCAGCATGGCGAACACCGATTGCACCTGCGCGGCGTCCAGCGCGTACACCTTGCCTGTGGGGCCGTCATATAGCCGGCCCGTGGCAATCTCCAGATCGGTGGCGCTGCGCGCGGACACGGTGAGGCCCGTGAACTGGCGTTCGGCCGTGATGGTGTCCGTCACCAGATGCCGGTGGGCTTCGTCGCCCCAGGCCTGGGAGTTGTTGAGGTCGGCGGCCTGCAGCTCTTGGCGGTCGCGGAATATGACGCTTTTTTCCATGGGGGTTTAGCTCCTGTTGATGGTTTGGCCGGCGAGCACGGCGCCGGCCTTGTGGATGCGGCTGGCGCGCGCCGTGGCATGCAGCCGGGTGCGCACCAGCACCTTGTCGTGTGCGGCCCGCGCCCAGTCCATGGCGTCGAGCACGGGGGCCATGCGCTCGCGGGCGCCACCGGCCGACAGCGCGGCGTTCATGGCGCTGCCCGCCATGGCGAACGGCTGGCGCCGCTCGGGCATGCGCACATGGGCCAGGGCGATGAATGGCGGGCTGGACAGGCGCGTGAAGCCCAGGTACGCGGGGCCGTGCTTGGGCACGTTGGCCACGGCCGGGTCGTGCAGCCGGATGCGGGCGTACATGCGCCGGGCGCTGTCGCTGCGCACGGTGAAGCCTGCGAGGGGCAGGCCGGCGCACAGCACATGCGGGCGCGGCGCGCGCTCGGCCACGGGCTCGGCATCGGGCGACAGGGGCGCCAGGGATGGCGCCATTTGCTTCAAGGTGAGCAGCTGCAGGCGCTCGCGGTAGGTAACGTTCTGCACGCGCCAGTAGCGGGTGGATGCGTCTGCGCGGCTCATGACCCCGGCCAGCGGCTGACCCAGGTGCAGCCCACGGGCCACGGCGCGGCGCGCCAGGTCCACGGTGGCGGTGCGGTCCTGCGCCATGTCGGTCCACCCGTGGGTGGTAAGCGGCAACACCTGGCCGTTGGGGTAGCGGATCTCCGCGCGCACGGCGCTTCGGACCATGGCGCTGGTGCGGGCTGGTGGCTCGGCCTTGGCGGCCACGAACCCGTGGCCCAGCATCAGGCCCTCGCACGGGGCGCGCTCGCGCTGGCTGTAGATGCGCATCTCGGGATGGGCGGCCAGCCACTTTGCGCGGCTTTCACCGTCCCAGTAACCCAGGAAGGTTTTGGCGGGCGGCATTTCCAGCCGCTGGATGCGGGCACCTGCCAGGCGGGCCAGTTCGCGCAGGCCGCGCGGGGTGCCGATGAGGGCATGCAAACGCGGGCTGGCCTTGATGACGGCGCGGCGCTCGGCCTCGCCCTGGGGCCACACGGGCACATCCTCGGCCAGGGCCAGGTGGGGCAGCAGGTGCGCGGGGATGCGCAACGGATCTTGCAACGTCGAAAGCGCAGAGTCGCCCACGGTCCACGGCCCCATGGCAGACGATGCCGCGCGCTCCAGGGGCGTGGCGTTGGGCGGCAGCAGGTGGTGGCGGTCAGTCATGGCGCGCCTGTGGTGTGACGGTGATGGACGTGATGACGGGGATTTCCCCCCGCCCCGCGGCAATGTCGGCGGCAGGTGTGGCCAGCACCGCGTCGCGGATGCCGTCGCCCATGAGGGCGGCCACCAGGGCGGCGCGGGTCACATCGACCCGGAATGCCGCGCGGGCGCCCAGTGCCCGCACCCGGGCGGCAGCGCCAGCGGCCAGCAGGGCGCCGTCCGGGCCCGGCGGGTGCACCAGCGTGGCCGCCACGGCGAGGGGCAGCACGCGCACTGCCGTCACGTCCACATCGACAGTGAGGGGGCGCACGTCCTCGGCCAGCAGCGCGGCTTCGGTCTGGCCCACGATGGCATCGCCGGGCACGGCCACGCGCCAGCACATGGAATTGGCCCCGGCCTGGGGGTGTTCGCCGAACAGCGCGCGGCCCACGGCCTGCTGGTCGGGCGTCACATCGTTGGCGTTTGCGGCCACGCGGGCCAGCAGGCAGACTTTCACGCGGCCGGGGCGGTCGGCCCACACATCCACCTGGCGCACGTCCACCGACACCGACATTGCTCGAAGGCGCCAACTGGTCGGACTGCCAGCGGCAGACAGCGCGTGATAGCCCATCAGCACCCGCGAGCGCAGGCGTTCGTCATCTTCACCGGGCAGGCGTGCCAGGTCATAGCGGGCCGCCAGGTTGTCCAGGTCCGTGCCCACGGCCCAAGGGAGCATGACGGCGCGGGCGGCATCGTTGATGCGGGCGCGTATCACCAGTTCGCGGTAGGCGGCAACTTCCAGTAGCTTGTTGAGCGGTTCGCTCTCCAGGGCCAGCACCTCGGCAGCTGCGGGGTACAGGCGCAGCAGGTCGGCGCGCAGGTCGGCCAGCACGGTTTCGTAGTCGAGGGTTTCGACCACGGCAGGGCGGGGCAGGGCGGAAAGGTCGAGGGTGCTCATGCTGCGCGGCCCGTTACGGAAACACTCAGGGACAGCGGCCCGACGCGCCCGCGCTGGTCGTAGGTGCCGTGAAGGCGGAACAGCACCGCGCCCTTGCGTTCAGGGTCGCGCAGGGATTCGATGCGCGAAAGGCGAAAGCGTGGCTCCCAGCGCATCAGCGCGCTCGCCACGGCGCCGAAGACGCGCACCTGGGTGGCCAGGTTGTCGGGGTGGTCGATCAGCTCGGGCACCAGCGATCCGTAGTCGCGGCGCATGACGCGCGAGCCGATGGGCGTGGTGAGGATGTCGCCCAGCGACTGGCGCAGGTGGTCCAGTCCGGTGATGGCGTGGCCGGTGTTGCGGTTCATACGGGCGGGTCCGTTTCTTCGCCGCCGCGTTTCACGCCGGGGTGCAGGTGGTTCACCAGGCTGATGTCTTGCGCCAGCACATCGGGCGTCACCTTCAAGCCTTCGCCGTTCAGCGTTGCGGTCGCGCCCCCGGCTTTCATCACGATTGCATCGGGCGTGATTTGGATAGACGACTCCATCACGCGCAAAAGAATGCTTGTGATCGCTGACAGCGTGAATTCGCCGGACGTGGCGTCGTGTTCCATGTAGCCAGCACCGCCGAACTCCATGCGGAACAGTTCGGGGTTTTCGCTGACCTGGGGGTTTGCGTCGCTGTAGGCGCCGGGAAGGACCATGGCGTTCATGAGGTCGCCGCCCGGTGCGAGCATGAGGCACTGCTCGCCCACCTTGGGCGGCCACCACACGCTACCGGCTTCACCGGCCGCGCGGCCCGCTATCCATGGAATCCAGTTGGTGGTGATGTTGCCGCAGCGAATGCGGCAGCGCGCGGGGCGGCCGGTGCGCACTTCGGCAATGGTCCCCACCCGTGCGATGTTCTCCAGGCGGCGCAGGATTTCAAACGGGGATTCGGGCTGATCGACGGGGCGTTCCATGCATTTGATGGTGCCCGCGCGTGCGCGAGAAAGCACGCAGCCGGCGCTGTGGCTGCGCTTTGGACAATTCGATAACGAAGTCCTCTACAAGAAGCGACTATGTAAGCGCTCTGGAGCGCTCCATGTGTTCTTCTATCAACCGCCTGAACTCGCCCATCTCAACCTTGGAGGCAAAGAACCGCTTGGGTATGACGTGAGCCTGGTGGCCAGATATGTACACAGCGATGAAGCCAGGATGCTGCAACAGCTTGACGATGCCTGGCCAATAGAAGATGGACTTGTTGAACTTGGTTTCTTCAAGTAGTCCTTCGTCGGTTATCTCCATGGTGTGCTCTACATACATGGTCTTGTTCTTCTTGCCAGCGACGGCGAACGCCAACACGAAAAAGTTAACGATCCACAGTCCAGTCCACCAAAAGAATGCAATCAGGGATGCGGTGATGAAGTCAGTCTTGGAGTCCGTCATAAATGTCCAGATGATCCAGGCGGCAAGCAGCCCGTTTGTGAGTTGATGCCAGGGCGATCTGAAGGCGTGTGCAATGTTGAACCGAAGCACGTCCCAGTAGGTTGTCTTGAACTGAATTCGCATGGTTATCCTCCCGGTTTTTTTGAATCGACGCCTGATTCTGCTTCACGCTTGTGGCGCCTTGGATAGCCGACTAGAGGCTAAGCCTCGCAAGCAGGATTTCATGCAGACGTTTTGCACTGTCGCCTGAAATTCCTAGCAAGGGGCGGGCCGGGTAGTCGTATTCCGGACCGCCCGGCTTCACGCTGTCGCGCAGGCCGAAGTGATGCACGCGCGCAATGCGTTCGGTGCGGCCCGCGAAGCCCACCACCGCGTCGCCGCCTTCGACCTGGGCGCGCAGGTGTTTGGCGCCCGCCAGCTTGGCGAACATGCTCTGTGCCTTGCGCTTGCGCAGCTGGCCGCGCTGGTCTCGCAGCGGGTTCTTGCGCGGCGTCCAGGCTTCACCATCGGGGCCGTGCTGGGCGCGGATGGTAGCGGCGTTCTCGCGGCGCAGCTCGCGGGCCATGTCCAAGGCGAGTTTGCGGTGCTCGCCCTCGGTGAGGCGGTCCAGCAGTGGCTGGAGCCAGCTTTCCAGCTGCATGAAGTCGTCGGCCATGGTTCAGCGCTCCCCGCGCTGGCGGGTGCGCACCCAGCGGCGCCAGCGTCCGCGAATGCGCTGGTATCCCTCCCACACCAGAAAGCAGACGGTGAACAGGTATTTCATCGGGGGGCGTAGTCCCATTCGGCCAGCTTCTCGTCGCGCAGGAACACCTCCCAGTGCTCGGCCTGCAGGATCGCCAGCGGTGGCGGTGGTTCCTTGGGGTGGATCAGGTCCAGCGCGCCGGCAGGGCCACTGGCACGCGGGCGGGCGATAACGCGCTCTGTCAGCTCCAGATCGATCTGCAGGTC from Acidovorax sp. A79 includes the following:
- a CDS encoding phage tail protein; amino-acid sequence: MTDRHHLLPPNATPLERAASSAMGPWTVGDSALSTLQDPLRIPAHLLPHLALAEDVPVWPQGEAERRAVIKASPRLHALIGTPRGLRELARLAGARIQRLEMPPAKTFLGYWDGESRAKWLAAHPEMRIYSQRERAPCEGLMLGHGFVAAKAEPPARTSAMVRSAVRAEIRYPNGQVLPLTTHGWTDMAQDRTATVDLARRAVARGLHLGQPLAGVMSRADASTRYWRVQNVTYRERLQLLTLKQMAPSLAPLSPDAEPVAERAPRPHVLCAGLPLAGFTVRSDSARRMYARIRLHDPAVANVPKHGPAYLGFTRLSSPPFIALAHVRMPERRQPFAMAGSAMNAALSAGGARERMAPVLDAMDWARAAHDKVLVRTRLHATARASRIHKAGAVLAGQTINRS
- a CDS encoding baseplate J/gp47 family protein; this translates as MSTLDLSALPRPAVVETLDYETVLADLRADLLRLYPAAAEVLALESEPLNKLLEVAAYRELVIRARINDAARAVMLPWAVGTDLDNLAARYDLARLPGEDDERLRSRVLMGYHALSAAGSPTSWRLRAMSVSVDVRQVDVWADRPGRVKVCLLARVAANANDVTPDQQAVGRALFGEHPQAGANSMCWRVAVPGDAIVGQTEAALLAEDVRPLTVDVDVTAVRVLPLAVAATLVHPPGPDGALLAAGAAARVRALGARAAFRVDVTRAALVAALMGDGIRDAVLATPAADIAAGRGEIPVITSITVTPQARHD
- a CDS encoding GPW/gp25 family protein, with product MNRNTGHAITGLDHLRQSLGDILTTPIGSRVMRRDYGSLVPELIDHPDNLATQVRVFGAVASALMRWEPRFRLSRIESLRDPERKGAVLFRLHGTYDQRGRVGPLSLSVSVTGRAA
- a CDS encoding phage baseplate assembly protein V, producing the protein MERPVDQPESPFEILRRLENIARVGTIAEVRTGRPARCRIRCGNITTNWIPWIAGRAAGEAGSVWWPPKVGEQCLMLAPGGDLMNAMVLPGAYSDANPQVSENPELFRMEFGGAGYMEHDATSGEFTLSAITSILLRVMESSIQITPDAIVMKAGGATATLNGEGLKVTPDVLAQDISLVNHLHPGVKRGGEETDPPV
- a CDS encoding YcxB family protein → MRIQFKTTYWDVLRFNIAHAFRSPWHQLTNGLLAAWIIWTFMTDSKTDFITASLIAFFWWTGLWIVNFFVLAFAVAGKKNKTMYVEHTMEITDEGLLEETKFNKSIFYWPGIVKLLQHPGFIAVYISGHQAHVIPKRFFASKVEMGEFRRLIEEHMERSRALT
- a CDS encoding phage virion morphogenesis protein → MADDFMQLESWLQPLLDRLTEGEHRKLALDMARELRRENAATIRAQHGPDGEAWTPRKNPLRDQRGQLRKRKAQSMFAKLAGAKHLRAQVEGGDAVVGFAGRTERIARVHHFGLRDSVKPGGPEYDYPARPLLGISGDSAKRLHEILLARLSL